One segment of Vagococcus martis DNA contains the following:
- a CDS encoding PHP domain-containing protein, producing MNYYDQHLHTHHSFDSNETFENYLKTYSPTYFVSTEHLDFDNPYVKGADSIPEFKAYKKEIESLDKKHETTLLKGIEVGYVDYQHDRITSFLSEKDYDIILLSIHQNGIFDYMDDDVLALEVVDLIDDYYSRMLDAVKKVDFANVLTHFDYGMRRLDLSVDEFKKTLNRI from the coding sequence ATGAACTACTACGATCAACACTTGCACACGCACCATTCGTTTGATTCAAACGAAACTTTTGAAAACTATTTAAAAACTTATTCTCCTACTTACTTCGTTTCGACAGAACATTTAGATTTTGATAATCCATATGTCAAAGGTGCTGACAGCATCCCGGAATTTAAGGCATATAAAAAGGAGATTGAGTCATTAGATAAAAAACATGAGACAACGTTACTTAAAGGAATTGAAGTAGGGTATGTTGACTATCAGCATGATAGAATTACTTCTTTTTTAAGTGAAAAGGACTATGATATTATTTTACTTAGCATTCATCAAAATGGCATATTTGATTATATGGATGATGATGTTCTAGCACTAGAGGTTGTCGATTTAATTGATGATTATTATTCTCGTATGTTAGATGCCGTGAAAAAAGTGGATTTCGCTAACGTGTTAACCCATTTTGATTACGGAATGAGACGATTAGACTTATCGGTTGACGAATTTAAAAAAACGCTGAACCGTATTTGA
- the fadE gene encoding acyl-CoA dehydrogenase FadE, translating to MSYLEELKEFYPLDLYAFSRGLTEGEFTVLKNLRKVLEEKVKPVVNEHWEKAEFPFEAFGEIAKVGVMNSPLLFEGREGKRKPSELYNAFLYLELAKLDASIATFYTVHGGLCYNTILMGGSEEQIAHYAPKVASFEWQGCFGLTEPDHGSDIAGGLATTAEKKGDKWVINGEKRWIGGANTADILPIFARDTADNKIKCFIVPGGSKGLRVDVIQNKVALREVQNGHIYLDNVEVDDSTRLENVNGFKDVARILRATRADIAHLAMGMTYGSLEAALKYVKERDQFGKKVSSFQLVQEKLARMEANVVATLAYSAQLANLQEQGEFLEENSALAKMHNALRMRETVALGREVCGGNGITLETDVARFFADGEAIYSYEGTHEINALIVGRYLTGQGAFV from the coding sequence ATGTCATATTTAGAAGAATTGAAAGAGTTTTATCCGTTAGATTTGTATGCCTTTTCAAGAGGGTTAACTGAAGGTGAATTCACTGTTCTTAAAAATTTACGAAAAGTTCTAGAAGAAAAAGTAAAACCGGTTGTTAATGAGCACTGGGAAAAAGCTGAATTCCCCTTTGAAGCATTTGGTGAAATTGCTAAAGTTGGTGTAATGAACAGTCCATTATTATTTGAAGGGCGCGAAGGGAAACGCAAACCAAGTGAATTATATAATGCCTTTTTATATTTAGAACTTGCTAAATTAGACGCTTCAATCGCAACATTCTATACAGTTCATGGTGGATTATGCTACAACACAATCTTAATGGGTGGTAGTGAAGAACAAATCGCTCATTACGCACCAAAAGTGGCGTCATTTGAATGGCAAGGATGTTTTGGTTTAACTGAACCAGATCATGGATCAGATATTGCTGGTGGACTTGCAACAACTGCTGAGAAAAAAGGCGACAAATGGGTTATCAACGGAGAAAAACGTTGGATTGGTGGAGCAAATACTGCTGATATCTTACCAATTTTTGCTCGTGATACAGCTGATAATAAAATTAAGTGTTTCATCGTACCTGGTGGTTCAAAAGGACTTAGAGTTGATGTTATCCAAAATAAAGTAGCGTTAAGAGAAGTTCAAAACGGACATATCTACTTAGATAACGTTGAAGTTGACGACAGCACTCGTTTAGAAAATGTTAATGGATTTAAAGATGTTGCTCGTATTTTACGTGCAACACGTGCGGACATCGCTCATTTAGCAATGGGTATGACTTATGGTTCATTAGAAGCGGCACTTAAATATGTTAAAGAGCGTGACCAATTTGGTAAAAAAGTTTCTTCGTTCCAATTAGTTCAAGAAAAATTAGCTCGTATGGAAGCAAACGTTGTCGCAACATTAGCTTACTCTGCACAATTAGCTAACTTACAAGAACAAGGTGAATTCTTAGAAGAAAACTCTGCATTAGCTAAAATGCATAATGCTTTAAGAATGAGAGAAACAGTTGCATTAGGTCGTGAAGTATGTGGTGGTAACGGAATTACATTAGAAACTGACGTAGCTCGTTTCTTCGCTGATGGTGAAGCAATTTACTCTTACGAAGGAACTCATGAAATCAACGCACTAATTGTTGGACGTTACTTAACTGGACAAGGTGCATTTGTTTAA
- a CDS encoding cupin domain-containing protein, with amino-acid sequence MTFDFTDRGQKPVVENVEEWTLANDNYRTTVWTGKKMQMTLMSIQPGDDIGLEVHHGIDQFLRIEEGKGLCKMGDAEDNLTFVKEVSDDDAIFVPADMWHNVENIGDKPLKLYTLYAGPDHVPGTVHKTHQDAIDDPNED; translated from the coding sequence ATGACGTTTGATTTTACTGATAGAGGACAAAAACCTGTTGTAGAAAATGTCGAAGAATGGACTTTAGCTAATGACAATTACCGCACCACTGTATGGACTGGTAAGAAGATGCAAATGACGTTGATGTCTATCCAACCAGGTGATGATATTGGACTTGAAGTTCATCATGGTATTGATCAATTTTTACGTATTGAAGAAGGTAAAGGACTTTGTAAAATGGGAGATGCAGAAGATAATTTAACTTTTGTTAAAGAAGTGTCAGATGATGACGCGATTTTCGTTCCTGCTGATATGTGGCATAATGTAGAAAATATCGGTGACAAACCTTTAAAACTGTATACATTGTATGCTGGTCCTGATCATGTTCCTGGAACAGTTCATAAAACTCATCAGGATGCTATTGATGACCCTAATGAAGACTAA
- the tadA gene encoding tRNA adenosine(34) deaminase TadA → MFLREVVLSTDDKEKFMKEALIEAKKAELMGEVPIGAVVVLDGKVIGRGHNVREFSQDATTHAEMIAIREANRNVESWRLEKAQIFVTLEPCPMCSGAILLSRIDQVFFGAMDPKGGTVGSLMNLLQDNRFNHFCYVEKGILEEECSSILTNFFRTIRQKKKEEKKASNIAQNVVQ, encoded by the coding sequence ATGTTTTTAAGAGAAGTAGTACTGTCAACTGATGACAAAGAAAAATTTATGAAAGAAGCGCTAATAGAAGCAAAAAAAGCAGAATTAATGGGAGAAGTTCCAATTGGTGCCGTCGTGGTATTAGATGGTAAAGTTATCGGTAGAGGACATAATGTCCGTGAGTTTTCACAAGACGCGACGACGCATGCAGAAATGATTGCCATTAGAGAAGCAAATCGAAACGTGGAGAGTTGGCGACTCGAAAAAGCGCAAATATTTGTCACGCTTGAGCCTTGCCCTATGTGTAGTGGTGCGATTTTACTATCCAGAATTGACCAAGTTTTTTTTGGTGCAATGGATCCTAAAGGTGGGACAGTAGGATCATTAATGAATTTGTTACAAGATAATCGATTTAATCATTTTTGTTATGTAGAGAAAGGGATTTTAGAAGAAGAATGCTCGTCTATTTTAACCAATTTTTTTAGAACAATTCGTCAAAAAAAGAAAGAAGAAAAAAAGGCTAGCAATATAGCGCAAAATGTTGTACAATAA
- a CDS encoding helix-turn-helix domain-containing protein: MRELLDTPTQRRIHILEQLNEVSDWISSNELAKSNNASLRTINNDVSYLKENWYPHLLIETSKKNGVRLQTQPSSHIEVVYRYVLKNSEAFRLIESVFFDTTLSIEKWGEKLFISESSLYRITSDISKSLSKYGLTLEKKPCRVVGKDEFFVRFFYTSYFFEAYQITEWPFPSDKKKTIQFVKDIVDYYNEDVSEKDILLISYILCISLTRQSQEYFIEGYDKGIFTKKMYHSIDRKSDDLEEIVKDYGLVINDQLIYDLMFSLYYHLINWHSEEEYLHVTKEVKHLMKNIRNVFDFTLTNKLSDKIENSLKHIYLQHTIYPFPNYIIFNKNFYNAVAIKKLFPTMSLVIEQELIKLEKSTNFPWHTDYFYEVLCTMMIQWTDLPTLLETKKQKAKILVMSSLGQDHSDFLSKMIHKNFENKAIIEPYMKSVIFIEDIPKEYFLGYDIIVSTFDSELLPQDKLVVIDDIPSNSDWGTIRRAINNTHQLDEKVITYLNNNYY; the protein is encoded by the coding sequence ATGCGCGAACTTCTTGATACACCCACTCAACGTAGAATTCATATTTTAGAACAATTAAATGAAGTCTCAGATTGGATTAGTTCTAACGAATTAGCTAAAAGTAATAATGCTTCACTAAGAACAATAAATAACGACGTAAGTTACCTTAAAGAAAATTGGTACCCCCATCTGTTAATTGAAACGTCAAAAAAAAATGGGGTTAGGCTTCAAACGCAACCCAGTAGCCATATTGAGGTTGTTTATCGATATGTTTTAAAAAATTCTGAAGCATTTCGATTAATTGAATCAGTATTCTTTGATACAACGTTAAGCATTGAAAAATGGGGAGAAAAGCTCTTTATCAGTGAATCTTCTCTTTATAGAATTACTAGTGATATTTCTAAATCATTAAGTAAATATGGACTAACCTTAGAAAAAAAACCATGTCGAGTTGTTGGAAAAGATGAATTTTTTGTACGGTTTTTCTATACTAGTTATTTTTTTGAAGCCTATCAAATAACCGAATGGCCTTTTCCTTCAGATAAGAAGAAAACGATACAATTTGTGAAGGATATTGTCGATTATTATAATGAAGATGTTTCTGAAAAAGATATTCTATTAATAAGCTATATTTTATGTATTTCGCTTACTCGTCAAAGTCAAGAGTATTTTATTGAAGGTTACGATAAAGGAATTTTTACAAAAAAAATGTATCATTCTATTGATAGAAAATCAGATGATTTGGAAGAGATTGTGAAAGATTATGGTTTAGTCATCAATGATCAACTGATTTATGATTTAATGTTTTCTCTTTACTATCATTTAATTAATTGGCACTCTGAAGAAGAATATCTTCATGTCACCAAAGAGGTTAAACACTTGATGAAAAACATTCGTAATGTTTTTGACTTTACATTAACCAATAAATTATCTGATAAAATAGAAAATTCACTGAAACATATTTACTTACAACATACCATCTATCCTTTTCCAAACTATATTATTTTCAATAAAAATTTTTATAATGCTGTAGCTATTAAAAAATTATTTCCAACGATGTCTTTAGTGATTGAACAAGAACTAATTAAACTTGAAAAATCGACTAATTTTCCTTGGCACACCGATTATTTTTATGAAGTTCTCTGTACTATGATGATTCAATGGACTGACTTGCCTACCCTTTTAGAAACAAAAAAACAAAAAGCAAAAATATTAGTCATGAGTAGTTTAGGACAAGATCATTCAGACTTTTTATCGAAAATGATTCACAAGAACTTTGAAAACAAAGCAATCATTGAGCCATATATGAAATCAGTTATTTTTATTGAGGATATTCCTAAAGAGTATTTCTTAGGCTATGATATTATAGTGAGTACTTTTGACTCTGAATTATTACCACAAGATAAATTAGTTGTCATTGATGATATTCCTTCAAATTCAGATTGGGGAACGATTCGTAGGGCTATAAACAATACACATCAATTAGATGAAAAAGTTATTACTTATTTAAATAATAATTATTATTAG
- the treC gene encoding alpha,alpha-phosphotrehalase: MSFKDKVIYQVYPKSFYDKNGDGVGDIQGIIEKLPYLETLGVDMIWLNPIYPSPQKDNGYDISNYTAIDPIFGTEADFKELVEKAREKKIDIMLDMVLNHVSIEHEWFKKALAGDSYYQDFFILRDEPTNWESKFGGNAWSQFGDTHKYFLHLFDKTQADLNWRNPNVRKELYKVVDFWTALGVKGLRFDVINVIGKDEVLKDAEDQVGKFEYTDKPIAHEFIHEMNQKTFGHDKSIVTVGEMSSTTIENGILYTAPDREELSMIFNFHHLKVDYKNGEKWTKMPYDFEALKSILHAWGEGMSDGKGWNALFWNNHDQPRALNRFIDWKDYRERGAKMLAASIHLNRGTPFIYMGEEIGMLDPEFSELEMYQDVETHNAYDILISEGLNHQKAMEIIQAKSRDNSRTPMQWDSTEHSGFSTSTPWLSTGKHTDITVENELEQGTIFTFYQKLIQLRKEKAVISKGDYTPFDVPNTRIFGYVRRFDDEALLVLNNFSHEAVTIDIPDEFLNGEVLISNIDTISFTKKLTLEPYQTTGIYTK, encoded by the coding sequence TTGAGTTTTAAGGACAAAGTAATCTATCAAGTTTATCCAAAATCATTTTATGATAAAAATGGGGATGGAGTAGGAGATATACAAGGTATTATTGAAAAATTACCCTATTTAGAAACGTTAGGTGTTGATATGATTTGGTTAAATCCGATTTATCCAAGTCCTCAAAAAGATAATGGCTACGATATCTCAAACTATACAGCGATTGACCCAATATTTGGCACAGAAGCAGATTTTAAAGAACTAGTAGAAAAAGCACGTGAAAAAAAGATTGATATTATGCTAGATATGGTGTTAAATCATGTATCAATTGAACATGAGTGGTTTAAAAAAGCATTGGCAGGAGATTCTTATTATCAGGACTTCTTTATATTAAGAGATGAACCAACTAACTGGGAATCAAAATTTGGTGGAAATGCATGGTCTCAATTTGGTGATACACATAAATATTTTTTACATTTATTTGATAAAACGCAAGCTGATCTGAATTGGCGTAATCCAAATGTTCGAAAGGAACTATATAAGGTAGTTGATTTTTGGACAGCTTTAGGTGTAAAAGGATTGCGTTTTGATGTGATTAATGTCATTGGAAAAGATGAGGTCTTAAAAGACGCAGAAGATCAGGTTGGTAAGTTTGAATATACTGATAAACCAATTGCCCATGAATTTATTCATGAGATGAACCAAAAAACATTTGGACATGACAAATCGATTGTCACAGTGGGGGAAATGAGTTCAACTACTATCGAAAATGGCATTCTTTATACCGCACCTGATAGAGAAGAACTAAGCATGATTTTTAATTTTCATCATTTGAAAGTGGATTATAAAAATGGTGAAAAGTGGACTAAAATGCCTTATGATTTTGAGGCATTGAAATCTATTTTACATGCTTGGGGAGAGGGTATGAGTGATGGAAAGGGATGGAATGCTTTGTTTTGGAATAATCATGACCAACCACGAGCACTTAATCGGTTTATTGATTGGAAAGACTATCGAGAGCGTGGCGCTAAGATGTTAGCTGCATCCATCCATTTAAATCGTGGGACACCATTTATTTATATGGGAGAAGAGATTGGCATGTTAGATCCTGAATTTTCTGAACTGGAAATGTATCAAGATGTTGAGACACATAATGCTTATGATATTTTAATTAGCGAAGGTTTAAATCATCAGAAGGCAATGGAAATTATCCAAGCAAAATCGAGAGATAACTCACGTACACCAATGCAGTGGGATTCGACGGAACACTCTGGATTTAGTACAAGTACACCTTGGTTATCTACAGGGAAGCATACTGACATTACGGTAGAAAATGAATTAGAACAAGGAACTATTTTCACTTTTTATCAAAAGCTAATCCAATTAAGAAAAGAAAAAGCAGTCATATCAAAAGGAGATTATACACCTTTTGACGTTCCAAATACGAGAATATTTGGTTACGTGAGACGATTTGATGACGAAGCGTTACTTGTCTTAAACAACTTTTCACATGAAGCCGTAACAATTGATATTCCAGATGAGTTTTTAAACGGTGAAGTTTTAATAAGTAATATCGATACTATTTCTTTTACGAAAAAACTGACCTTAGAACCTTATCAGACAACAGGTATTTATACTAAATAA
- a CDS encoding GGDEF domain-containing protein — MLNFVNAILVNLSIIVSISLTLYFLSIRQSLKDSQLETDFINTSGMLSLTKTHQLILGIIVGILCFFISLNKIPVPLYKGISVDVRYLPIFFSIYYGSILIGITNGTTLIILKLIQYSLRGAFAYEYFNNIFLTLSLVILASIIKKQHLSQKRAVLIFLIVALTIRFITFSIIFYPIWQLDNFINSVVYMTIFSIVFLFTAWLIDSSISISKRVHIYRTASIYDHLTKLYNKESFYFFLDHAYNDLIMNQSSCGVAVIDIDNFKSINDKYGHLAGDQALTHVANLLTKNKTPIESPRICRIGGDEFAMVFKAPIDDPESYLKKKLSSIHHVEFSFNNQSIHINLSCGLAIINKDPYSESKISTDDLFTLADTALYDAKRNGKNQLIVTHHDI; from the coding sequence ATGCTTAATTTTGTTAATGCAATATTGGTAAATTTGTCTATTATCGTCAGTATTTCTTTGACACTCTACTTTCTATCCATCAGACAATCCCTAAAAGACAGCCAGCTCGAGACTGATTTTATTAATACTTCGGGCATGCTTTCATTAACTAAGACACATCAACTTATTTTAGGAATAATCGTTGGTATTTTATGCTTTTTTATTTCTTTAAATAAAATACCTGTTCCATTATATAAAGGTATTTCAGTAGATGTAAGATATCTTCCTATTTTCTTTTCTATCTATTATGGCTCTATTTTAATTGGTATTACGAATGGTACTACTTTAATAATTCTTAAATTAATTCAATACTCTCTTAGGGGTGCTTTTGCTTATGAGTATTTTAATAATATTTTTCTGACATTATCACTTGTCATATTAGCTTCTATTATCAAAAAGCAGCATTTATCTCAAAAAAGGGCTGTTCTGATATTTTTAATTGTTGCATTGACTATTCGCTTTATTACATTTTCTATTATTTTTTATCCAATTTGGCAGTTAGATAATTTTATTAATTCAGTCGTATACATGACCATTTTTTCCATCGTTTTTCTTTTTACAGCTTGGTTAATTGACTCTTCTATTTCTATTTCAAAGAGGGTACATATTTACAGAACTGCTTCTATCTATGATCATCTCACAAAATTATATAATAAAGAATCCTTTTATTTTTTCTTAGATCATGCTTATAATGATTTGATTATGAACCAATCATCTTGTGGTGTAGCTGTTATAGATATCGACAACTTTAAATCTATAAATGATAAATATGGGCATTTAGCCGGAGATCAGGCATTAACTCATGTAGCGAATCTTTTGACTAAAAATAAAACACCAATTGAATCTCCTAGAATATGTCGTATTGGAGGAGATGAATTTGCAATGGTCTTTAAAGCACCAATTGATGACCCTGAAAGTTACCTTAAAAAAAAGTTATCTAGCATTCATCATGTGGAATTTAGTTTTAATAATCAGTCAATTCATATTAACCTATCATGTGGTCTAGCTATTATTAATAAAGACCCCTATTCTGAGAGTAAAATTAGTACAGATGATTTATTTACTCTAGCAGATACAGCTCTATATGATGCAAAACGAAATGGAAAAAATCAGTTAATCGTTACCCATCATGATATATAA
- a CDS encoding PHP domain-containing protein, whose amino-acid sequence MAFELNAKSFIKYRNKALYEYAIPLYISLGGKLFTLGSDAHVAEDYELGFEEMGSLLKKHGIYELAIYQKQELTNVEL is encoded by the coding sequence ATGGCGTTTGAATTAAATGCTAAAAGTTTTATCAAATATAGAAATAAAGCGCTGTATGAATATGCCATCCCTTTATACATTTCATTAGGTGGAAAGTTGTTTACACTAGGGTCTGATGCTCATGTTGCTGAAGATTACGAACTTGGATTTGAAGAGATGGGTTCCTTACTAAAAAAACATGGTATATATGAGTTAGCTATTTACCAAAAACAAGAATTAACTAATGTTGAATTATAA
- a CDS encoding zinc metallopeptidase, whose translation MFYPFFDSTYILVIIGMLISMLASSYVNSTYRKFDKVMNRKGYTATDVARLILQDSGIHNVGVQQISGDLTDNYNSNTKILSLSQTVADSRSVAAIGVAAHECGHAVQDQKHYAPLKLRIALVPVVNFGAKISIPLILIGAIFFSTTPALVTIGLWCFALTFLFQVVTLPVEFNASKRALAILSDNHILDDDELAMARKVLIAAALTYVAAAVASLLQVLRLFLLFGNNNRN comes from the coding sequence ATGTTTTACCCGTTTTTTGATAGTACGTATATTCTAGTTATTATTGGGATGCTTATTTCGATGCTAGCATCAAGTTATGTCAACAGTACTTATCGGAAATTTGACAAAGTAATGAACAGAAAAGGGTACACAGCAACAGATGTCGCTCGTTTGATTTTACAAGACTCTGGTATCCATAATGTTGGTGTACAACAAATATCAGGAGATTTGACGGATAATTACAATTCAAATACGAAGATACTGAGTTTATCGCAAACTGTAGCAGATTCAAGATCCGTTGCAGCCATAGGTGTTGCAGCTCATGAGTGTGGTCATGCGGTACAAGACCAAAAACACTACGCTCCATTAAAGTTAAGAATTGCTTTAGTTCCTGTCGTGAATTTTGGTGCTAAAATATCTATTCCATTAATCTTGATTGGTGCTATCTTCTTCAGCACAACACCAGCTTTGGTGACAATTGGTTTATGGTGTTTTGCCTTAACCTTTTTATTCCAAGTTGTGACGTTACCAGTTGAATTTAATGCATCTAAACGAGCATTAGCTATTTTAAGTGATAACCATATCTTAGATGATGATGAGTTAGCGATGGCTAGAAAAGTTCTGATTGCAGCAGCTTTAACCTATGTGGCAGCAGCAGTTGCTTCATTACTCCAAGTACTACGTCTATTTCTATTATTTGGTAACAATAATAGAAACTAG
- a CDS encoding AEC family transporter yields MLTSYSTILVLFIIIALGYILAKRGIFTNDVSSALSFFVINFALPLEIFLRIMRDFNKQKLENLFKESFFPVLVIGFVLIIGYFSSSLFKVAKEQKGAFTLCFASPSAAFIGMPIILGLYGDKGLPYALLVYVVTSLSTWTIGITLLNRDSELSTHTHTPFDLSRTIKELLSPPIVAFIIASLLVVLNIPLPFFVKSLFGYIGNTTSALAMLFIGTTIFRTGIKNLTFSKEVSGILFGRFFITPLIVLLFAHLFHISNIMGAVCLLQFSIPVSNTVAILAGEKHVDVGFTDSSLTYSLLAYLFLFPILMKLVTVFF; encoded by the coding sequence ATGTTAACAAGCTATTCAACGATTCTTGTTTTGTTTATTATTATTGCACTGGGTTATATATTGGCGAAAAGAGGTATTTTCACAAATGACGTCAGTTCTGCCCTTTCATTCTTTGTGATTAACTTTGCCCTACCTTTAGAAATATTCCTTCGAATTATGCGTGATTTTAACAAACAAAAACTAGAAAACTTATTTAAAGAATCTTTTTTTCCAGTCCTCGTTATTGGTTTCGTGCTTATCATTGGTTACTTTAGTTCCTCACTTTTTAAAGTAGCTAAAGAACAAAAAGGAGCGTTCACCTTATGCTTTGCTTCACCAAGTGCCGCATTTATTGGGATGCCGATTATTTTAGGTTTATATGGTGATAAAGGACTTCCTTATGCTTTACTTGTTTATGTGGTGACTAGTTTATCTACATGGACAATCGGTATTACTCTTCTCAACCGAGATAGTGAACTGAGCACTCATACACACACACCGTTTGATTTATCACGAACTATCAAAGAATTACTTAGTCCACCAATTGTTGCATTTATCATCGCTAGTTTACTCGTTGTGCTAAATATCCCTCTACCTTTTTTTGTTAAATCATTATTTGGCTATATCGGAAATACCACATCAGCTTTAGCCATGCTGTTTATTGGAACAACTATTTTTCGCACGGGAATTAAAAATCTGACATTTTCAAAAGAAGTATCGGGGATTCTTTTTGGTAGATTTTTCATTACACCTTTAATCGTTCTTTTATTCGCTCATCTATTTCATATTTCAAATATTATGGGAGCTGTATGTTTACTTCAGTTTAGTATCCCTGTTTCGAATACAGTAGCCATTCTAGCTGGCGAAAAACATGTAGATGTTGGTTTTACGGATTCTTCATTAACCTATTCATTGTTAGCCTATCTTTTTCTTTTCCCTATTCTGATGAAACTTGTTACAGTCTTTTTTTAA
- a CDS encoding helix-turn-helix domain-containing protein yields the protein MNSQSLQALFPNGTVESVYRDTKTHLVIPLDSGYFYLNKNDLSPREITLITELLINRQPEKLENHHVWYNILFNHGELPNTPKHYRIIQMNLRKNTRNKDSWLAHFSSLFDCVVDYFFVDGTTAIIVEEQTSIFYSKEDIKSMILTLEAEFLIQATVFVGKYQAISHDLIDCFNEENTIFKLYSTSFHANDVFEFQDVALEYLTKKAIQDSPLMTNLYNTTNFDEETILMIKTLWQEQGNITSSAKKLYTHRNTLQYKLDKFSEQTGISLKNMTDLTLCYLLILSL from the coding sequence TTGAACAGTCAATCTCTGCAAGCTTTATTTCCAAATGGCACAGTTGAATCAGTCTATAGAGACACAAAGACACATTTAGTTATCCCTCTTGATAGTGGCTATTTTTATTTAAATAAAAACGATTTATCTCCTAGAGAGATTACATTAATTACAGAATTACTGATAAACAGGCAACCTGAAAAATTGGAAAACCACCATGTTTGGTATAATATTTTATTCAATCATGGTGAATTACCAAATACACCCAAACATTACCGTATTATTCAAATGAATCTAAGAAAAAATACGAGGAACAAAGATAGTTGGCTGGCCCATTTTTCGAGTTTATTTGATTGTGTAGTAGATTATTTCTTTGTTGATGGCACCACAGCCATTATTGTCGAGGAACAAACAAGTATCTTTTACTCTAAAGAAGACATTAAATCAATGATTCTAACACTGGAAGCTGAGTTTTTAATTCAGGCAACTGTTTTTGTTGGAAAATACCAAGCTATATCTCATGATCTTATTGACTGCTTTAATGAAGAAAATACCATTTTCAAACTATATAGTACGTCGTTTCATGCAAATGATGTGTTTGAGTTTCAAGATGTTGCTCTTGAGTATTTAACAAAAAAAGCCATCCAGGACAGTCCCTTGATGACTAATTTATACAATACAACGAATTTTGATGAAGAAACGATACTGATGATAAAAACCTTATGGCAAGAGCAAGGTAATATCACTTCAAGTGCTAAAAAGCTCTATACTCACCGTAACACACTGCAATATAAGTTAGATAAATTTTCAGAGCAAACAGGTATTTCATTAAAAAACATGACTGATTTGACTCTTTGTTATCTACTTATTCTCTCACTCTAG